From Candidatus Effluviviaceae Genus I sp., the proteins below share one genomic window:
- the map gene encoding type I methionyl aminopeptidase gives MIPIRTADEISRIRESGRIVAGALDLAGSIVRPGVTTAEIEREIAAYVRDHGATPEFEGYRGYPAAICASVNEEVVHGIPGKRTLREGDIVGIDVGVRKGGYVADGARTFPIGGVTEAARRLLSVTEDALRAGLSMVRRGARLTDVSHGVQVVVERAGFSVVRDLAGHGVGTALHEEPEIPNFGDPGRGPVLETGMVLAIEPMVNEGGPAVRTLSDGWTVVTADRTLSAHFEHTVAVGSDGPDILTVAAGTGR, from the coding sequence ATGATACCGATCAGGACGGCCGATGAGATCTCGCGGATCCGCGAGAGCGGGCGGATCGTCGCCGGGGCGCTCGACCTCGCCGGGAGCATCGTGAGGCCGGGCGTCACGACGGCCGAGATCGAAAGGGAGATCGCAGCGTACGTCCGCGACCACGGGGCGACGCCTGAGTTCGAGGGATACCGGGGATACCCCGCGGCCATCTGCGCGTCCGTGAACGAGGAGGTCGTGCACGGGATCCCGGGGAAGCGGACGCTTCGCGAGGGGGACATCGTCGGGATCGACGTCGGCGTGAGGAAGGGCGGGTACGTCGCGGACGGCGCAAGGACGTTCCCGATCGGCGGCGTGACCGAGGCCGCCCGGCGCCTGCTCAGCGTCACAGAGGACGCGCTTCGGGCGGGGCTCTCGATGGTGAGGCGCGGCGCGCGCCTCACGGACGTGTCGCACGGCGTGCAGGTCGTGGTCGAGCGGGCGGGGTTCTCCGTCGTGCGGGACCTGGCCGGCCACGGCGTCGGGACGGCGCTCCACGAGGAGCCGGAGATCCCGAACTTCGGGGATCCGGGGCGCGGGCCGGTCCTCGAGACGGGGATGGTGCTGGCGATCGAACCGATGGTGAACGAGGGCGGACCGGCCGTCCGCACGCTTTCGGACGGATGGACCGTCGTGACGGCCGACAGGACGCTCTCGGCGCACTTCGAGCACACCGTGGCGGTCGGGTCCGATGGCCCCGACATCCTCACGGTCGCGGCCGGGACGGGCAGGTGA
- the infA gene encoding translation initiation factor IF-1, which yields MAKEKGIAVEGVVVEALPNAMFRVELDNGHRVLAHISGKMRMNYIKILPGDKVTLEVSPYDWSRGRITYRYK from the coding sequence ATGGCGAAAGAGAAGGGGATAGCGGTCGAGGGGGTCGTCGTCGAGGCGCTGCCCAACGCGATGTTCAGGGTGGAGCTCGACAACGGCCACAGGGTCCTCGCGCACATCTCCGGGAAGATGCGCATGAACTACATCAAGATCCTTCCCGGCGACAAGGTGACGCTCGAGGTCTCACCCTACGACTGGTCGCGCGGGCGGATCACCTACCGGTACAAGTGA
- the rpmJ gene encoding 50S ribosomal protein L36: MKVRSSVKKICEHCKLIKRHGTVRVICKNRRHNQRQG, from the coding sequence ATGAAGGTCCGGTCTTCGGTGAAGAAGATCTGCGAGCACTGCAAGCTCATCAAGAGGCACGGCACGGTCCGTGTCATCTGCAAGAACCGCAGGCACAACCAGCGGCAGGGGTAG